Proteins from a genomic interval of Streptomyces sp. NBC_00820:
- a CDS encoding family 2B encapsulin nanocompartment shell protein, protein MSTPDIATASTVDEPEPVPSAGGQLTSLSTRAARRLATTTKSEPQMQGISSRWLLKSLPWVDVRGGTYRVNRRLQLRTGRGRVHFEHNGADDIRVVPQTLTELPILRGYPDLEVLREIASRFQPREVRAGQVLFEAGQPVTEAYLVAHGRFTRYTSGKYGEEEVLGLVTGGDQMGDEAVGHSDPLWLASVRAETAGVVLVLPWAAVRDLTDRVPSLDAHLRAYVDRQARPMNRKGEAEVPVHAGHVGEPTLRGGFVDYELAPREYELSLTQTVLRVHSRVADLYNDPMDQTQQQLRLTVEEIRERQEWELVNNREFGLLHNIDHGQRISTHTGPPTPDDMDELLTMRRSTKVFLAHPKAIAALFRQCNRRGLVPGTANVDGREVPAWRGVPLLPCGKIPVGEDHTSSIIALRTGEADQGVVGLYQTGIPEEYQPGLNVRFMGIDSAAIINYLVTAYYSLAILVPDAAGVLENVQIGRTAE, encoded by the coding sequence CCACCGTCGACGAACCCGAACCAGTCCCCTCGGCCGGCGGGCAGCTCACGAGCCTGAGCACCCGGGCGGCCCGCCGGCTCGCCACCACGACCAAGTCCGAACCGCAGATGCAGGGCATCAGCTCGCGATGGCTGCTGAAGTCGCTGCCCTGGGTGGACGTGCGCGGCGGTACCTACCGGGTCAACCGGCGCCTGCAGCTGCGCACCGGTCGCGGGCGGGTGCATTTCGAGCACAACGGCGCCGACGACATCCGGGTCGTTCCGCAGACGCTGACCGAGCTGCCGATACTGCGCGGTTATCCGGACCTCGAGGTGCTGCGGGAGATCGCCTCCCGCTTCCAGCCCCGGGAGGTGCGGGCCGGACAGGTCCTGTTCGAGGCCGGGCAGCCGGTCACCGAGGCCTACCTGGTGGCGCATGGCCGCTTCACCCGCTACACGTCCGGCAAGTACGGGGAGGAGGAGGTCCTCGGGCTCGTCACGGGCGGCGACCAGATGGGTGACGAGGCGGTCGGGCACTCCGACCCGCTGTGGCTTGCCTCGGTCCGGGCGGAGACCGCGGGCGTGGTGCTGGTGCTGCCCTGGGCGGCCGTGCGGGACCTGACCGACCGCGTGCCCTCCCTCGACGCGCACCTGCGGGCGTACGTCGACCGGCAGGCCAGGCCCATGAACCGCAAGGGCGAGGCGGAGGTCCCCGTCCACGCCGGCCACGTGGGTGAACCGACCCTGCGGGGCGGCTTCGTCGACTACGAACTCGCCCCGCGCGAATACGAGTTGTCGCTCACCCAGACCGTGCTGCGGGTCCACAGCCGGGTCGCCGACCTCTACAACGATCCGATGGACCAGACACAGCAGCAGTTGCGGCTCACGGTCGAGGAGATCCGCGAGCGGCAGGAGTGGGAGCTGGTCAACAACCGGGAGTTCGGGCTGCTCCACAACATCGACCACGGGCAGCGGATCAGCACCCACACCGGACCGCCGACGCCGGACGACATGGACGAGCTGCTGACGATGCGGCGCAGCACCAAGGTGTTCCTCGCGCATCCCAAGGCGATCGCGGCCTTGTTCCGGCAGTGCAACCGGCGCGGCCTGGTGCCGGGTACCGCGAACGTCGACGGGCGCGAGGTGCCGGCCTGGCGCGGTGTGCCGCTCCTGCCGTGCGGCAAGATCCCCGTCGGCGAGGACCACACCAGCAGCATCATCGCGCTGCGCACCGGCGAGGCCGACCAGGGGGTCGTCGGCCTGTACCAGACCGGCATCCCCGAGGAGTACCAACCCGGCCTGAACGTCCGCTTCATGGGCATCGACAGCGCCGCGATCATCAACTACCTCGTCACGGCCTACTACTCGCTGGCCATCCTGGTCCCCGACGCGGCGGGAGTCCTGGAGAACGTCCAGATCGGCCGGACGGCCGAGTGA
- a CDS encoding family 2 encapsulin nanocompartment cargo protein terpene cyclase yields the protein MSTPTDSYTLPGPPDIARSLRPQRRTGTIPGLHHRPAVPADPVKAAEVDRRLETWARGLDLFPEAWKGDFSGFQFGRAVALQHPGALDLERLTVAGQLLLAENVVDSCYCEEDEGRGGARRGLGARLIMAQSAIDPYHGVPELEEEWREGMRADGPLRSYHFALADYAAFATPSQTDRFVHDIARLHLGYLAEAAWAETRHVPRVWEYLVMRQFNNFRPCLSIVDAVDGYELPEQVYARPEIQRITALACNATTIVNDLYSFTKELASDPDHLNLPQVVAANERRGLKAAYLKSVEIHNRIMEAFEEESALLSAGSPLVERYAQGLAAWVSGNHEWHATNTHRYHLPDYW from the coding sequence ATGAGCACACCCACCGACTCCTACACGCTGCCCGGTCCGCCGGACATCGCCCGGAGCCTGCGCCCGCAGCGGCGCACCGGCACGATCCCCGGACTGCACCACCGGCCGGCCGTTCCCGCCGACCCGGTCAAGGCGGCCGAGGTCGACCGCCGGCTGGAGACCTGGGCGCGCGGCCTGGACCTGTTCCCGGAAGCCTGGAAGGGGGACTTCTCGGGCTTCCAGTTCGGGCGGGCCGTCGCACTCCAGCATCCGGGCGCCCTGGACCTGGAACGGCTGACGGTCGCCGGGCAGCTGCTGCTCGCCGAGAACGTCGTCGACTCCTGCTACTGCGAGGAGGACGAGGGCCGGGGCGGGGCGCGGCGCGGGCTCGGCGCCCGGCTGATCATGGCCCAGTCGGCGATCGACCCCTACCACGGCGTGCCGGAACTGGAGGAGGAGTGGCGGGAGGGCATGCGGGCCGACGGCCCCCTGCGCTCGTACCACTTCGCCCTCGCCGACTACGCGGCCTTCGCGACACCGAGCCAGACCGACCGGTTCGTGCACGACATCGCCCGGCTGCACCTGGGCTATCTCGCGGAGGCCGCCTGGGCCGAGACCCGGCATGTGCCGCGGGTGTGGGAGTACCTGGTCATGCGGCAGTTCAACAACTTCCGTCCCTGTCTGTCGATCGTCGACGCGGTGGACGGCTACGAGCTGCCCGAACAGGTCTACGCCCGCCCCGAGATCCAGCGGATCACCGCCCTGGCCTGCAACGCCACCACCATCGTCAACGACCTGTACTCCTTCACCAAGGAGCTGGCCAGCGACCCCGACCACCTCAACCTGCCCCAGGTCGTCGCGGCCAACGAGCGCCGCGGACTGAAGGCCGCCTATCTGAAGTCCGTCGAGATCCACAACCGGATCATGGAGGCCTTCGAGGAGGAGTCGGCCCTTCTGTCCGCCGGCTCGCCGCTCGTCGAGCGCTACGCCCAGGGGCTCGCCGCCTGGGTGTCGGGCAACCACGAGTGGCACGCCACCAACACCCACCGCTACCACCTGCCCGACTACTGGTGA
- a CDS encoding geranyl diphosphate 2-C-methyltransferase yields MTTAPVARTVPAAVPAQSTYQNRVAEYWNAEENPVNLELGKLDDLYHHHYGIGAADRTVLDDPDPDRRRDRVTAELHRLEHAQAELLAAHLGPLSPADRVFDAGCGRGGGSVTAHLRYGCHADGVTISAKQADFANEQARARGIDGKVRYHHRNMLDTGFTTGAYAASWNNESTMYVELDLLFAEHARLLRRGGRYVTITGCYNNTYGQASREVSLINAHYICDIHPRSEYFKAMARNRLVPVHVEDLTEATIPYWELRKEADHLVTGIEDAFLDAYRNGSFQYLLIVADRV; encoded by the coding sequence TTGACGACCGCCCCCGTCGCCCGGACCGTACCGGCCGCCGTGCCGGCCCAGTCCACCTACCAGAACCGCGTCGCGGAGTACTGGAACGCCGAGGAGAACCCGGTCAACCTCGAACTCGGGAAGCTCGACGACCTCTACCACCACCACTACGGCATCGGAGCGGCCGACCGGACGGTCCTCGACGACCCCGACCCGGACCGCCGCAGGGACCGCGTCACGGCCGAACTGCACCGACTGGAGCACGCCCAGGCCGAGTTGCTCGCGGCCCACCTCGGGCCCCTCTCCCCCGCCGACCGGGTCTTCGACGCCGGCTGCGGGCGCGGCGGCGGCAGCGTCACCGCGCACCTGCGCTACGGCTGCCACGCCGACGGTGTCACCATCTCCGCCAAACAGGCCGACTTCGCCAACGAGCAGGCGCGCGCCCGCGGCATCGACGGCAAGGTCCGCTACCACCACCGCAACATGCTCGACACCGGCTTCACGACGGGCGCGTACGCGGCGTCGTGGAACAACGAGTCGACCATGTACGTCGAGCTGGACCTGCTCTTCGCCGAGCACGCCCGGCTGCTGCGCCGCGGCGGGCGGTACGTGACGATCACCGGCTGCTACAACAACACCTACGGGCAGGCCTCGCGCGAGGTGTCGCTGATCAACGCGCACTACATCTGCGACATCCATCCGCGCTCGGAGTACTTCAAGGCGATGGCCCGCAACCGCCTGGTGCCGGTCCACGTGGAGGATCTGACGGAGGCGACGATCCCCTACTGGGAACTGCGCAAGGAGGCGGACCACCTGGTCACGGGCATCGAGGACGCGTTCCTCGACGCGTACCGCAACGGCAGCTTCCAGTATCTGCTCATCGTGGCCGACCGGGTCTGA
- a CDS encoding aminoglycoside phosphotransferase family protein, producing the protein MREDEITIEVPLVERLIAGQFPAWASLPVRRLASSGTENAMFRLGPDLVVRLPRYPGAVADVTHEQRWLPRLGPRLPLATPEPVGLGEPGEGFPWPWSVYRWLDGGNPVAGSVGRPERLARELGAFVAALRRIDAGDGPPAHRGVPLATRDAPTRAALAELGGRIDTASVTRLWERALHAPAHAGAAAWAHGDLSPGNVLVAGERLTAVIDFGCAGVGDPAVDLIVAWNLLPAGVRGVFREAVGADDAEWARGRGWALSIALIALPYYWHTNPALAENSRHVITEILAEAA; encoded by the coding sequence ATGCGCGAGGACGAGATCACGATCGAGGTCCCGCTGGTCGAGCGGCTGATCGCCGGGCAGTTCCCGGCATGGGCGTCGCTCCCGGTACGGCGTCTGGCGTCGTCGGGCACCGAGAACGCGATGTTCCGGCTCGGACCCGACCTGGTGGTGCGGCTGCCGAGGTACCCGGGGGCGGTGGCCGACGTGACGCACGAACAGCGCTGGCTGCCCCGGCTCGGCCCCCGGCTGCCCCTCGCCACGCCCGAACCGGTGGGTCTCGGCGAGCCGGGCGAGGGCTTCCCCTGGCCCTGGTCGGTGTACCGCTGGCTGGACGGCGGCAACCCGGTGGCGGGCAGCGTCGGGCGACCGGAGCGGCTGGCCCGGGAGCTGGGCGCGTTCGTCGCCGCCCTGCGCCGGATCGACGCGGGGGACGGGCCGCCGGCGCACCGGGGTGTGCCGCTCGCGACCCGGGACGCCCCGACCCGCGCGGCCCTCGCCGAACTGGGCGGCCGGATCGACACGGCCTCGGTGACGCGCTTGTGGGAACGTGCGCTGCATGCCCCCGCGCACGCCGGTGCGGCCGCCTGGGCGCACGGTGACCTGTCCCCCGGGAACGTGCTCGTCGCCGGGGAACGGCTCACCGCGGTGATCGACTTCGGGTGCGCCGGGGTGGGCGATCCCGCCGTGGACCTGATCGTGGCCTGGAATCTGCTGCCCGCGGGGGTCCGTGGCGTCTTCCGCGAGGCGGTGGGCGCCGACGACGCCGAGTGGGCGCGCGGGCGGGGCTGGGCACTGTCGATCGCGCTGATCGCGCTCCCGTACTACTGGCACACCAACCCCGCGCTGGCGGAGAACTCCCGGCACGTGATCACCGAGATCCTGGCCGAGGCGGCGTAG
- a CDS encoding VOC family protein — protein sequence MPTEGFTTCLWFDGQAEEAAHHYVSVFKNSGIGRVSRYTDAGPGPAGSVLVVEFTANGQKFIALNGGPQFTFNEAISLQILCADQEEIDYYWNRLTEDGGEGGPCGWLKDKYGVSWQVVPDRLADLMQDPDPEKASRTTRAMLGMGKLDIAELEKAHAGA from the coding sequence ATGCCCACCGAGGGATTCACCACGTGTCTCTGGTTCGACGGCCAGGCCGAGGAGGCCGCCCACCACTACGTCTCCGTCTTCAAGAACTCCGGCATCGGCCGCGTCAGCCGCTACACCGACGCCGGTCCGGGGCCGGCGGGCTCCGTGCTGGTCGTGGAGTTCACGGCGAACGGCCAGAAGTTCATCGCCCTCAACGGCGGCCCCCAGTTCACGTTCAACGAGGCGATCTCCTTGCAGATCCTCTGCGCCGACCAGGAGGAGATCGACTACTACTGGAACAGGCTCACCGAGGACGGCGGCGAGGGCGGCCCCTGCGGCTGGCTCAAGGACAAGTACGGCGTCTCCTGGCAGGTCGTCCCCGACCGGCTGGCCGACTTGATGCAGGACCCGGACCCGGAGAAGGCGTCCCGCACCACCCGCGCCATGCTGGGCATGGGCAAGCTCGACATCGCCGAGCTGGAGAAGGCCCACGCGGGCGCGTAG
- a CDS encoding oxidoreductase, translated as MSAAAAAGTWKLGDLEVNRIGYGAMRLTGNGMMGNSDGAPIDRDAAVGLLHSAFEQGVNHIDTAAFYFSPLRPANELVNRALSSWSGDVVVVTKVGPGRDPSGEWLDTIRPDQLRGQVEENLRQLGRDCLDVVNLRAGGPRTASVAEHFGALAELREAGLIRHLGLSAVLPEHVAEAQKIAPVVCVQNSYSLGWRRADKSGLVDLCGERGIAFVPFFAVSGLRREAAAGQEDDARVLAVADAHHATPAQVRLAWTLHRGPHVLAIPGTTNPAHLAENIAAGSLRLTEEELALLDKPDEGTV; from the coding sequence GTGAGCGCAGCGGCGGCGGCAGGGACCTGGAAGCTCGGGGACCTGGAGGTGAATCGCATCGGCTACGGCGCGATGCGGCTGACGGGCAACGGCATGATGGGCAACTCCGACGGCGCGCCGATCGACCGCGATGCCGCCGTCGGCCTGCTGCACAGCGCGTTCGAGCAAGGGGTCAACCACATCGACACGGCCGCCTTCTACTTCTCACCGCTGCGGCCCGCGAACGAACTCGTCAACCGCGCCCTCTCGTCCTGGTCCGGCGATGTGGTCGTGGTGACCAAGGTCGGCCCGGGGCGTGATCCCTCCGGCGAGTGGCTCGACACGATCCGCCCCGACCAGTTGCGTGGCCAGGTCGAGGAGAACCTGCGACAGCTCGGCCGGGACTGCCTGGACGTGGTGAACCTGCGCGCCGGAGGCCCCCGCACGGCCTCGGTCGCCGAGCACTTCGGCGCCCTCGCCGAGCTGCGCGAGGCGGGCCTGATCCGGCACCTCGGGCTCTCCGCTGTCCTGCCTGAGCACGTGGCCGAGGCCCAGAAGATCGCGCCCGTGGTCTGCGTGCAGAACTCCTACAGCCTGGGTTGGCGCCGTGCCGACAAGAGCGGGCTGGTGGACCTGTGCGGGGAGCGGGGCATCGCCTTCGTCCCGTTCTTCGCGGTCTCCGGCCTGCGGCGCGAGGCGGCCGCGGGCCAGGAGGACGATGCGCGGGTCCTCGCCGTCGCCGACGCCCACCATGCGACGCCGGCCCAGGTACGGCTCGCCTGGACCCTCCACCGCGGTCCGCACGTGCTGGCCATACCCGGCACCACGAACCCGGCACACCTCGCGGAGAACATCGCCGCCGGAAGCCTGCGCCTGACCGAAGAGGAACTGGCTCTCCTCGACAAGCCGGACGAGGGCACTGTCTGA
- a CDS encoding Clp protease N-terminal domain-containing protein, translated as MSPLDISLADLIARLDEELPNADQLSRISEARLRAQTLSDLGDQLIDHYVSKAKQTGASWTEIGDAIGVSKQAAQQRHAPAPFERFTNLNRHSIVLAQEAARTHKHDFIGTEHMLLGLLGEPRGLAYEVLVAKAESAQRVREAIEEVLPPAGAKALRGHIAFRPESKEAIEQARRAADDLGHDWVGTEHTLLGLIRAEESPAAQILRNLGFTSDELHETVKTETAERLAAREQ; from the coding sequence ATGAGCCCACTCGACATCAGCCTCGCCGACCTGATCGCTCGGCTCGACGAGGAACTCCCCAACGCCGACCAACTGTCCCGCATCAGCGAGGCGCGACTTCGCGCCCAGACGCTGTCCGACCTCGGTGACCAGCTCATCGACCACTACGTCAGCAAGGCGAAGCAGACCGGTGCGTCATGGACCGAGATCGGCGATGCCATCGGAGTGTCCAAGCAGGCCGCGCAGCAACGCCACGCGCCCGCCCCGTTCGAGCGGTTCACCAACCTGAACCGGCACAGCATCGTGCTGGCGCAGGAGGCCGCCCGAACGCACAAGCACGACTTCATCGGCACCGAACACATGCTGCTCGGCCTGCTGGGCGAACCGCGGGGCCTGGCGTACGAGGTGCTGGTGGCGAAGGCCGAGTCGGCGCAACGCGTCCGCGAAGCGATCGAGGAAGTGCTGCCGCCGGCCGGGGCGAAGGCACTGCGGGGGCACATCGCGTTCCGGCCGGAGAGCAAGGAGGCCATCGAACAGGCACGCCGCGCTGCGGACGACCTCGGCCACGACTGGGTCGGCACGGAGCACACGCTGCTGGGCCTGATCCGTGCCGAGGAGAGCCCGGCCGCGCAGATCCTGCGCAACCTCGGCTTCACGTCGGACGAGCTGCACGAGACGGTCAAGACCGAGACCGCCGAACGGCTCGCCGCGCGCGAACAGTAG
- a CDS encoding helix-turn-helix domain-containing protein translates to MSNEAVSEARVIPLRPAPARQFAPEVRQDAPREPLWRDLVGQALRRERRAQERTLKEVADAARISLPYLSEVERGRKEASSEVLAAAAHALGLGLSDLLTLAQGELTRQAGAAARTTSRAAGRPYGTGRPYQGMCLAA, encoded by the coding sequence GTGAGCAACGAGGCCGTCAGCGAAGCCCGCGTGATTCCCCTGCGCCCGGCACCCGCCCGCCAGTTCGCGCCGGAGGTGCGCCAGGACGCTCCCCGGGAGCCCCTGTGGCGTGACCTCGTCGGCCAGGCGCTGCGCCGTGAGCGACGGGCACAGGAGCGCACGCTCAAGGAGGTGGCCGACGCGGCCCGTATCTCACTGCCCTACCTGTCCGAGGTGGAGCGCGGCCGCAAGGAGGCCTCCTCGGAGGTCCTGGCCGCCGCCGCCCACGCCCTCGGCCTGGGCCTGAGCGACCTGCTGACACTGGCCCAGGGTGAGTTGACCCGACAGGCCGGCGCGGCCGCACGCACGACGTCGCGCGCCGCCGGCAGGCCGTACGGGACGGGCAGGCCGTACCAGGGGATGTGCCTGGCCGCCTGA
- a CDS encoding RNA polymerase sigma factor SigF, translated as MTTAAGIRLEAKTVDSTARDAGGGGDLPGIADPASVAPRDARALSRQFFRRLTEVEEGTPEYQYARNTLIEMNMSLVRFAAGRFRGRGDDMEDIVQTGMIGLIKAIDRFELSREVEFTSFALPYIMGEIKRFFRDTTWAVHVPRRLQELRVELAKAREELSSRLDRNPTVAELATLMDITENQVVEAQLASNGYTSASLDAALTGDGPEDGEAVLADFIGVEEEGLRLVEDIHALAPLMAELSPRDRKIIHLRFVEEATQAEIGERLGCSQMHVSRLIKRIITRLRKGMLGELGCA; from the coding sequence ATGACTACCGCCGCCGGGATCCGGCTGGAAGCAAAGACAGTCGACAGCACCGCACGGGACGCCGGCGGCGGAGGAGATCTGCCGGGCATCGCGGATCCGGCATCCGTCGCCCCGCGTGACGCGCGGGCGCTGTCCCGCCAGTTCTTCCGCCGGCTGACCGAGGTGGAGGAGGGCACTCCCGAGTACCAGTACGCGCGCAACACCCTCATCGAGATGAACATGTCCCTCGTGCGATTCGCGGCCGGACGGTTCCGGGGCCGCGGCGACGACATGGAGGACATCGTCCAGACCGGCATGATCGGCCTGATCAAGGCCATCGACCGGTTCGAGCTGTCGCGCGAGGTCGAGTTCACCTCCTTCGCGCTGCCGTACATCATGGGCGAGATCAAGCGGTTCTTCCGGGACACCACCTGGGCCGTCCACGTGCCGCGCCGGCTGCAGGAACTGCGCGTGGAACTGGCCAAGGCCCGCGAGGAGCTGTCCAGCAGGCTGGACCGCAACCCGACGGTCGCCGAACTCGCCACGCTCATGGACATCACCGAGAACCAGGTCGTCGAGGCCCAGCTCGCCTCCAACGGCTACACCTCCGCCTCCCTGGACGCCGCGCTCACCGGGGACGGCCCCGAGGACGGCGAGGCGGTCCTCGCGGACTTCATCGGCGTCGAGGAGGAGGGGCTGCGGCTCGTGGAGGACATTCACGCGCTCGCCCCGCTGATGGCCGAACTCAGCCCCCGGGACCGGAAGATCATCCATCTGCGGTTCGTGGAGGAGGCCACCCAGGCGGAGATCGGGGAACGGCTCGGCTGCTCCCAGATGCACGTCTCCCGGCTGATCAAGCGGATCATCACGCGTCTGCGCAAGGGAATGCTGGGCGAACTGGGCTGCGCCTGA
- a CDS encoding ATP-binding protein: protein MTEQLGGAVMPTGFDVPVEPLRRAAHYSGESGCIAEARAFAARFLEQLRTEWCAMIDGRADGELLLVVSELVTNADRHSNGPYILELEGTDSSVSVSVYDSSVALPHRYPRDPARIGRHGLEIVHALASELTVERVPVGKRVCARVVLEQ from the coding sequence ATGACCGAACAGCTGGGCGGGGCAGTGATGCCGACTGGTTTCGACGTACCCGTGGAGCCACTGCGCCGCGCTGCGCACTACTCCGGGGAATCCGGATGCATCGCCGAGGCGCGGGCCTTCGCGGCCCGCTTCCTGGAGCAGTTGCGGACCGAGTGGTGCGCCATGATCGACGGCCGGGCGGACGGTGAGCTGCTGCTCGTCGTCAGCGAGCTGGTCACCAACGCCGACCGGCACAGCAACGGCCCGTACATCCTGGAACTGGAGGGCACGGACAGCTCGGTCAGCGTGTCCGTGTACGACAGCAGCGTCGCGCTGCCGCACCGCTACCCGAGGGATCCCGCACGGATAGGGCGGCACGGACTGGAGATCGTGCACGCGCTCGCCTCCGAACTCACCGTGGAGCGCGTGCCCGTGGGCAAGCGGGTGTGCGCCCGGGTCGTCCTGGAGCAGTGA
- a CDS encoding aldo/keto reductase, whose product MYTAHPDRYADMPYRRAGRSGLTLPALSLGLWHNFGPGRPAETQRAILRRAFDLGVTHFDLANNYGPPPGAAESALGDALRADFAPYRDELVISTKAGYLMWPGPYGEWGSRKHLLSSLDQSLRRTGLEYVDIFYSHRYDPGTPLEETMGALHSAVRQGKALYVGVSNYSAEQTREAARILAGLGTPLLIHQPRYSMLDRRPEDGGLLDTLDDLEAGSIAYSPLEQGLLTGRYLDGIPEDSRAAGDSPFLKSDAVTDDLVARLRALHEVAASRGQTLAQMALAWVLRGGRVTSALVGASSPGQLEDSVGALSGPDFDADELERIDAIVKG is encoded by the coding sequence TTGTACACCGCACACCCCGACCGTTACGCGGACATGCCCTACCGGCGCGCCGGACGCAGCGGTCTGACGCTCCCCGCGCTGTCCCTCGGACTGTGGCACAACTTCGGCCCCGGCCGGCCCGCCGAGACCCAGCGCGCGATCCTTCGCCGCGCCTTCGACCTCGGCGTGACCCACTTCGACCTGGCCAACAACTACGGCCCGCCGCCCGGCGCCGCCGAATCCGCGCTCGGCGACGCGCTGCGGGCCGACTTCGCGCCGTACCGCGACGAACTCGTCATCTCCACCAAGGCCGGCTACCTGATGTGGCCCGGCCCGTACGGCGAATGGGGCTCACGCAAGCACCTGCTGTCCTCGCTCGACCAGAGCCTGAGGCGGACGGGCCTGGAGTACGTCGACATCTTCTACTCGCACCGCTACGACCCCGGGACTCCCCTGGAGGAGACGATGGGCGCCCTGCACTCGGCGGTGCGGCAGGGCAAGGCGCTCTACGTCGGCGTCTCCAACTACTCGGCGGAGCAGACCCGCGAGGCGGCCCGCATCCTCGCCGGCCTCGGCACCCCGCTCCTCATCCACCAGCCGCGCTATTCGATGCTCGACCGACGCCCCGAGGACGGGGGCCTGCTGGACACGCTGGACGACCTCGAGGCCGGCTCCATCGCCTACTCCCCGCTGGAGCAGGGCCTGCTCACCGGCCGCTACCTCGACGGCATCCCCGAGGACTCCCGTGCCGCGGGCGACAGCCCCTTCCTGAAGTCGGACGCGGTCACCGACGACCTGGTCGCCCGTCTGCGCGCCCTGCACGAGGTCGCCGCGTCCCGCGGCCAGACCCTGGCCCAGATGGCCCTGGCCTGGGTGCTCCGGGGTGGCAGGGTGACCTCCGCCCTGGTCGGCGCGAGCAGCCCCGGGCAGCTGGAGGACAGCGTCGGCGCCCTGAGCGGTCCGGACTTCGACGCGGACGAGCTGGAGCGGATCGACGCCATCGTCAAGGGCTGA
- a CDS encoding LysR family transcriptional regulator, translating to MELRHLQHFVAVAEDQHFTRAAERLLVSQSGLSASIRALERELRAPLFVRTTRRVTLTEAGRALLVEAERILAQVRSAHEAVAAVQGVLRGTLTLGTEQCIAGVHVARLLAAFRGRHPDVEIRLRQAGSGALAEEVTAGRLDLAFAYRTQADSDQPRSLSLTSEPMTVLCHPSHRLAASGAVLTPQDLAGEVFVDFHPDWGPRRTTDAALTAAGIRRTVALEVNDVHTLLDLVDESLGIAVVPRHFRHKRPSLTALSLKGTGEAAYETVALLPPERATSPAARALVALLGTEGLAAPPEWSEAS from the coding sequence ATGGAACTGCGCCATCTCCAGCACTTCGTCGCGGTCGCCGAGGACCAGCACTTCACCCGGGCCGCCGAACGCCTGCTGGTGTCCCAGTCGGGTCTGTCGGCGTCCATCCGCGCGCTGGAGCGGGAGCTGCGGGCGCCTCTGTTCGTACGGACCACCCGCCGGGTCACGCTCACCGAGGCCGGGCGCGCGCTGCTGGTGGAGGCCGAGCGGATCCTGGCACAGGTGCGCTCGGCGCACGAGGCGGTGGCGGCGGTGCAGGGCGTGCTGCGCGGCACGCTGACGCTGGGCACCGAGCAGTGCATCGCCGGCGTGCATGTGGCGCGTCTGCTGGCGGCCTTCCGGGGCCGGCACCCGGACGTGGAGATCCGGCTGCGGCAGGCCGGTTCGGGCGCGCTGGCCGAGGAGGTCACGGCCGGACGTCTCGACCTGGCCTTCGCCTACCGCACCCAGGCGGACAGCGACCAGCCGCGCTCGTTGTCGCTGACCAGCGAGCCCATGACGGTGCTGTGCCACCCGAGCCACCGGCTCGCCGCGTCCGGCGCGGTCCTCACGCCGCAGGATCTGGCCGGCGAGGTCTTCGTGGACTTCCACCCCGACTGGGGCCCGCGCCGCACCACCGACGCCGCCCTGACCGCGGCCGGGATCCGGCGCACGGTCGCCCTGGAGGTCAACGACGTGCACACCCTGCTGGACCTGGTCGACGAGAGCCTCGGGATCGCCGTCGTACCGCGGCACTTCCGGCACAAACGGCCCTCGCTCACAGCGCTTTCGCTGAAGGGCACGGGCGAGGCGGCGTACGAGACCGTCGCCCTGCTGCCACCGGAACGGGCCACGAGCCCGGCGGCCCGCGCGCTGGTCGCCCTGCTCGGGACGGAGGGCCTGGCGGCGCCCCCGGAGTGGTCCGAGGCCTCCTGA
- a CDS encoding mycothiol transferase gives MHAKDILIDGYGRIREEVHVAVDGLGPEELRRRPAPDANSVAWLVWHLTRVQDDHVADAFGLDQVWLSQGWEKRFGLDLPRHDTGYGHSPAKVAKVRVGSADLLTGYYDAVHEQTLGALRGLTAKDLERVVDERWDPPVTLGVRLVSVLSDDLQHVGQAAYLRGLIQSAAA, from the coding sequence ATGCATGCCAAGGACATCCTCATCGACGGCTACGGCCGCATCCGGGAAGAAGTCCATGTCGCCGTCGACGGCCTCGGACCGGAAGAGCTGCGCCGTCGGCCCGCGCCCGACGCCAATTCCGTCGCATGGCTCGTCTGGCACCTGACCCGGGTGCAGGACGACCACGTCGCCGACGCCTTCGGCCTCGACCAGGTATGGCTGTCACAGGGCTGGGAGAAGCGCTTCGGTCTCGACCTGCCGCGCCACGACACCGGCTACGGGCACAGCCCGGCGAAGGTCGCGAAGGTGCGGGTGGGCTCGGCGGACCTGCTCACCGGGTACTACGACGCCGTGCACGAGCAGACCCTGGGCGCCCTGCGCGGGCTCACCGCGAAGGATCTGGAACGGGTCGTGGACGAACGCTGGGACCCTCCGGTCACGCTGGGGGTGCGCCTGGTGAGCGTCCTGTCCGACGACCTTCAGCACGTCGGACAGGCCGCCTACCTGCGGGGGCTGATTCAGAGCGCGGCGGCGTAA